The sequence below is a genomic window from Variovorax paradoxus B4.
GTCACGGCCGAGGCGCTTTCCGCGGGCGCCGACAAGGTCAAGTACTTCGAAGGCACCCCCATCCCGACCAGTGTGGTGCTGGTGGGCGTGCTGGCCTGGGCCGCCTGGCAGGGTCGCATCGGCGACGCGGTGTGGGGCGGCGCCTGGGTGCTCGGCCCCTGGCAGCTGCACCCGCTCACCCTGCTCTTCGCGCTCTCGGGCACGCTGATGATCAGCAAGACGCTGCGCATTCCCAAGTTCTGACCGTCCATCCACTCAAAGGAGCCCCCTCAATGATGAAGCTGTATTTCGATCCACAGAGCCGCTCGCAGGTCGCGAAATGGATGCTCGACGAAGCCGGCGTGGACTACGAAATCGTGCCCACCCTCATCCGGGAGAAGGCGCACAAGAAACCCGATTACCTGAAGATCAATCCCGCCGGCAAGCTGCCGGCGCTGGTCGACGGCCGCACCCGCGTCTTCGAGAATGCGGCCATCTGCATGTACGTGGCCGAGAAGTTTCCGCAGGCCAGGCTGGCACCGTCCGTGGGCTCGCCCGACCGCGGCCGCTACCTGTCGCTGATGGTCTATTCGACGGCGCAGCTCGAACCCTCGATGGGCGACAGCCTGCTCGGGCTGCACAGCAACAACAGCGCGCGCGGCTGGACCCATTTCGAGCAGGCCAAGGATGCGGTGGAACGCGAACTGGGCTATGGCCCGTATCTCTTCGGTGCGCAGTTCACCGCGGCCGACGTGATGATCGGCTCGATGTTCATCTGGCACCGCGCATTCGGCGGGCGCTCGAACCGGCCCAAGATCGATGCCTACATCGACCGCCTGCAGGCCCGCCCCAAGGGCATGAAGTTCGGCTGAACCACACCCCATGTCACAGGCACCCTTCCCCCACGGCGCGGCCACCGGCCTCGACCAGCTGATCCGCATCGCCGCCGGGCAGCCGCTGGCACCGGCTTGCGACCATTTCTACTTCCTGCGCCATGGCCAGACCGGCCGCAATGCGCAGCGCATCTTCCAGGCCGTGGACGAGCCGCTGAGCGAGCTCGGCCTGCAGCAGGCCGCGCGCGCCGCCCAGCTGCTGGCGGGAGAGCCGATTCGCACCATCGTCTGCAGCGACGCCCGCCGCGCGCACGACACGGCGCATGCCGTGGCCACCGTGCTTCGCCTCATGCCCACGCCGCAGGCGGCCTTGCGCGAGCGCAACTTCGGCGCGCTCATCGGTACCTCCTCGGCCGAGATCGACTGGGCCTGCGAACCCGAAGGCGGCGAAACCCTGGCGCAGTTCGTGGCCCGCAAGCGGCTTGCGCTGGACGCCGCGCTGGCGCAGCCCGCGCCGGTGCTGGTGGTGGCCCACGGGGGCACGCTCTACGCACTGGCGGCGCTGATCGGCCTGCCCATCGACCTGGGCCTGCTCGGCAATGCGCAGCCATTGCGTTTTTCGCGCAGCGGCCCCACATGGGCCGTGACGCCGCTGCTGCGGCATGCCGACGGCGATTCAAGCCTGGCCTGAACCGGCCAGGAGGCGTACTGTTCGGCGTTCACACCACCGACAAGCATGGAATTCAAGGACTACTACAGCGCCCTGGGCATCGACCGCACAGCGTCCGACGACGAGGTGCGCAAGGCCTACCGCAAGCTCGCGCGCAAGTACCACCCCGACGTCAGCAAGGAGCCCGACGCCGAGAAGCGCATGCGCGACATCAACGAAGCCAACGACGTGCTGCGCGACAAGGAAAAGCGCGCCGCCTACGACGCGCTGGCCGACCGCGTGGCGCGCGGCGGCCATCCCGAGGGCGACTTCCAGCCGCCGCCGGGCTGGGACGCCGGCTTCGAATTCCACCGCGGGCCGAACCAGGGCCCGGCCGATCACGCCGAATTCAGCGAGTTCTTTTCGTCGCTGTTCGGCGAGGCCGAGCGGCGCGGCGCGGCAAGGCGCAACTACCGCGCACGCGGCGAAGACCATCATGCGGCCATCGAGATCGCGCTCGAAGACGCGCTCAATGGCGCCGAGCGCGAGATCACGCTGCGTGCGCAGGAGCTCGACGCGCAGGGCCGGCCCACGCTCAAGACGCGCACCCTCAGCGTCAAGATCCCGTCCGGCGTTCATCCGGGGCAGTTCATCCGGCTCGCCGGACAGGGCATGCCCGGCCATGGCGGCGAACCCGCGGGCGATCTCTACCTGGAGGTGCGCATCGCACCGCACAGGCTCTACCGCATCGAGGAACGCGACCTCTACATGACGCTGCCCGTCACCCCGACCGAGGCTGCGCTCGGTGCGCAGGTCAAGGTGCCCGTGCCCACCGGCGGCGTGGTCGAGGTGACCGTGCCGCGCAACGCGCGCAGCGGCCTCAAGCTGCGGCTCAAGGGCCGCGGCCTGGCCGGCAAGCAGGCCGGCGACCTGTACCTGCTGCTCGAGATCGCGCTGCCCCCGGCCGACAACGAGGCCGCGCGCAAGGCTTATGAGCAGCTGGCGCAGGCGTCCGCTTCGTTCAACCCACGCCAGCATCTGGGAGTGTGAGCATGGCGACCGTTTCCGTGACAACAGCCATCAGTGCTTCGCAGCCGCTCGCCGCCAGCGAGCTGGCCCATGCCTGCGGTGCCGATACCGAATGGGTGGTGCAGCTCGTCGAGGTGGGCATCGTGCAGATCTCCGCGGCCGAGGCGCCGCCCGAGCACTGGCGGTTCTCGAGCACCGACCTGCAATACGCGCTCGAGGCGCGCCGCCTGGAGCGCGACTTTGGCGTGGGCCTCGATGCCGCCGCGCTGATCCTCGATCTGCAGCATGAGGTGCGGCGGCTCAAGGCGGTGATCCGGGCGCACGGGCTTCGCTAGCCGCTGCGAGGCAGGAGCGAAAGCAGCCGCAGATCAGCCCGGCTTGCCGCGCGCTGTTTTCTTCTGGCCTTCGGCGCGCGGCGCATTCGCGGCCGCCGCCGGGCCGTTGCCGGCGTTCAGCTGATCGACCCACAGCAAGGTATCGACGTACGACATGAACCGGTTGAGGTATTCCGGCGACAGCTCGTGCATCAGCATGAGGGACCGGTGCACCAGGTGGTGCGAGTTGAGCGGGCCCGCATTCTCCGGCACCTTGGCCAGCGACTGCGTCAGCCGCCGGTCGGCGCTGAGCCGCGACCAGGTGCTCCTGAAGTAGCGCAGCGTCCTGAGCTCGGGGGTGGGTGCAGCGTCATCGGCCGGCGGATCGTCGCCCCGCAGCGGCGCCTGCCGGGCCATGTGATCGACGAGTTCCGCGAGCGGTCCGCGGGGAAGCCGGGCCGCCTGCTTCGCGCTGCCATCTGGAACTGCCGAAGCACTGTCGGCGCACTGGGCCTTTTCGAGATTCTCGCGATACGCCGCAAGCAGCGTGGCCAGCCTGTCGTCGAGGATGCGCCGCGCATCGCCCCCATGCGCACTGGCCCGCCTGGCGAGCGCCTCGATGAACCGAAAGCGCACGGGATCCCTGCGCTGCTCGCCACGCACGCGCCATGCGTCGAGCACCGCGGCGGGGTCCATGTTGCTGTTGCTACTCACGGGACTTCGTGCCGGTACCAGCCTGCCTCGGCGTGGGCGCCATTTCGACGCGCCGGTTCTTCGCCCGCCCTTCGGCGTCGGCATTGGATGCCACGGCCTGCTCGGAACCGAAGGCCGCGGCAAACACCGATGCCGAGGGAACGCCCTCCTCGATCAAGGCCCGCGTCACGGTCAATGCGCGCTGGGCCGAGAGCTCCCAGTTGTCGGCGAACGGGCGGTTGCCGTCCTTCGACTGCCGCATCTGCCGGTCGTCGGTGAAGCCGCTCACCATCAGCACCTCGTCGCGCGCCCGCAAGTAGGCGGCCACGGGCGCGGCCAGGCTCTTGAGCACTTGCCGGCCTTCGAGCTGCAGGTCGGCCGAGTTGAAGGCAAACAGCACGCTGCCGCTGATGCCGATGCGTCCGTTGTTCAGCGTGACCCGGCCTGCCGCGAGCGGCCCTGCCAGCGCTTGTTCGAGCGCCTCGCGGCGCTGCGTCTCGGCCTGGCGCTGCTGCACTTCGGCCTGCAGCTTGGCCGCCAGGTCCAGCTGCATGCCGAGTGCGCCCACGAGAATCAGCACGAAGGCCCCGACCAGCCCCGACATCAGGTCGCCGAAAACCGCCCACACCGGCACGCTCGGCTCCAGGCCGGCGTCGAGATCGTCCCGCATCACGCCTCGCTGCCCACGACGGCCTGCCGGCTCGCGATCTGCTGCAGGTCTTCGACGATCTGCTTCTGCGACATGATGCTCAGGTCGATGACCTCCCTCGCCTGCGCCACGTAATAGGCCAGCTGCTCGTCGCTGCGTGCGATGGATTTGCCCAGCGCGCCCTCGACGCGCTGCAGGTGCGCCACCAGCTTGTCGTTCGATTCGCTGAACAGCTGCACGGCAAAGCCGAAGGCCTCGCCAAGGCTTGCCACTTCGACGGCACTGCCGGTGATCTGCGCGGCGACCGCGGCCATCTTTCCGGTTTCCTCGTCGACCTTTTCGGTGAAGCGGCTGCCCACGCGGTCCAGCACGTCCGCCGATGCACCCACCAGCGCATCGACCGCCGAGCGCTGCTCGGTGGAGGCGTGGTTCACGGCATCGAGCAGGGTTCCCAGCGTTTCCATGATGCGGCTGCGTTCTTCCAGCATCGCGTTGTCGCGCGCCATGCTGTCGGAGAGCTTCTGGCGCAGTTCGGCCACCACTTCGGCCGCCACCCGCGGCGCTTCCGATGCGGCCTGCAGCAGTCGGGCGATCTCGCCGACCGTGTTCTTCGCGTGTGCTTCGGCCTGGGTGGACATGTCGCGGGCGGTCTGCGCAAGCGCCTCGAAGAGCTGCTGCTGCTGGCTCGCCGTGTGTGCGCCCGCCTGCTGCCACTCCTGCTGCAGCGACGCGGACACGGTCGCCAGTGCCTGCGTCCAGGCCGACAGCCGCTGATCGTCGCGCGCTGCGATGTCGGCCTGCAGCGCGGCATGCGCCTGTTCCACGGTGCGCAGCAGCGATGCCGAGTGCTGTTCGAAGCCGGCCGCTGCCGCCGCGAGCGACTGCTGCGCATCCTGCGACAGTTTCTCGCTGACGCGCTGATGCTGCGCGAGCGCGCTGCCCCAGGTTTCGGACACGCTGCCCGCCGTGCTTTCCAGCCGGGCCGAGACGCCCTCCACCAGCGACGCCGAGCGCTGCTCGAAGGTTTCGGCAAAGCGGTCATGCGAAGCGCGCAGATCGATCGACAGCGCCTCGGAGGTGCGCTGGTGCTCGGCCAGCGCAGCCTGCCAGGTGCCCGCCACGCTGGCGGTGGCAGCCTCGAAGCGGCTCGAGAGGCCATCGAGCTGCTGCTGCACGGTGCGCGCCACGGTGTCGTGCAGGGAGGCCGTCTCGCGCGC
It includes:
- a CDS encoding DUF2894 domain-containing protein — protein: MDPAAVLDAWRVRGEQRRDPVRFRFIEALARRASAHGGDARRILDDRLATLLAAYRENLEKAQCADSASAVPDGSAKQAARLPRGPLAELVDHMARQAPLRGDDPPADDAAPTPELRTLRYFRSTWSRLSADRRLTQSLAKVPENAGPLNSHHLVHRSLMLMHELSPEYLNRFMSYVDTLLWVDQLNAGNGPAAAANAPRAEGQKKTARGKPG
- a CDS encoding glutathione S-transferase family protein is translated as MMKLYFDPQSRSQVAKWMLDEAGVDYEIVPTLIREKAHKKPDYLKINPAGKLPALVDGRTRVFENAAICMYVAEKFPQARLAPSVGSPDRGRYLSLMVYSTAQLEPSMGDSLLGLHSNNSARGWTHFEQAKDAVERELGYGPYLFGAQFTAADVMIGSMFIWHRAFGGRSNRPKIDAYIDRLQARPKGMKFG
- a CDS encoding DUF802 domain-containing protein — protein: MNRFLHYAVFVAGLAVVCWVGAGYIGSHTLALAVTMLVGAFYLMGALELHRFQQATSTLSRAVAELSDPPESLGAWLDRLHPTLRNAVRLRIEGERVGLPGPALTPYLAGLLVLLGMLGTFLGMVVTLNGTGMALESATDLPAIRASLSAPVKGLGLAFGTSVAGVAASAMLGLASALCRRERLQAGQMLDSRIATTLRAYSLAHQREASFQLLEQQAHQMPRLVDQLQAMMAAMERQSQTLNERLAAGQAQFHTKAEAVYAGLASSVDQSLKQSLSESARIAGATIQPVVEATMAGIARETASLHDTVARTVQQQLDGLSSRFEAATASVAGTWQAALAEHQRTSEALSIDLRASHDRFAETFEQRSASLVEGVSARLESTAGSVSETWGSALAQHQRVSEKLSQDAQQSLAAAAAGFEQHSASLLRTVEQAHAALQADIAARDDQRLSAWTQALATVSASLQQEWQQAGAHTASQQQQLFEALAQTARDMSTQAEAHAKNTVGEIARLLQAASEAPRVAAEVVAELRQKLSDSMARDNAMLEERSRIMETLGTLLDAVNHASTEQRSAVDALVGASADVLDRVGSRFTEKVDEETGKMAAVAAQITGSAVEVASLGEAFGFAVQLFSESNDKLVAHLQRVEGALGKSIARSDEQLAYYVAQAREVIDLSIMSQKQIVEDLQQIASRQAVVGSEA
- a CDS encoding histidine phosphatase family protein; protein product: MSQAPFPHGAATGLDQLIRIAAGQPLAPACDHFYFLRHGQTGRNAQRIFQAVDEPLSELGLQQAARAAQLLAGEPIRTIVCSDARRAHDTAHAVATVLRLMPTPQAALRERNFGALIGTSSAEIDWACEPEGGETLAQFVARKRLALDAALAQPAPVLVVAHGGTLYALAALIGLPIDLGLLGNAQPLRFSRSGPTWAVTPLLRHADGDSSLA
- a CDS encoding OmpA family protein; its protein translation is MRDDLDAGLEPSVPVWAVFGDLMSGLVGAFVLILVGALGMQLDLAAKLQAEVQQRQAETQRREALEQALAGPLAAGRVTLNNGRIGISGSVLFAFNSADLQLEGRQVLKSLAAPVAAYLRARDEVLMVSGFTDDRQMRQSKDGNRPFADNWELSAQRALTVTRALIEEGVPSASVFAAAFGSEQAVASNADAEGRAKNRRVEMAPTPRQAGTGTKSRE
- a CDS encoding chaperone modulator CbpM, which produces MATVSVTTAISASQPLAASELAHACGADTEWVVQLVEVGIVQISAAEAPPEHWRFSSTDLQYALEARRLERDFGVGLDAAALILDLQHEVRRLKAVIRAHGLR
- a CDS encoding DnaJ C-terminal domain-containing protein; translated protein: MEFKDYYSALGIDRTASDDEVRKAYRKLARKYHPDVSKEPDAEKRMRDINEANDVLRDKEKRAAYDALADRVARGGHPEGDFQPPPGWDAGFEFHRGPNQGPADHAEFSEFFSSLFGEAERRGAARRNYRARGEDHHAAIEIALEDALNGAEREITLRAQELDAQGRPTLKTRTLSVKIPSGVHPGQFIRLAGQGMPGHGGEPAGDLYLEVRIAPHRLYRIEERDLYMTLPVTPTEAALGAQVKVPVPTGGVVEVTVPRNARSGLKLRLKGRGLAGKQAGDLYLLLEIALPPADNEAARKAYEQLAQASASFNPRQHLGV